The window ACAATCTTGCTTCTTGTGTTGATTCAGACGGGGCATCCTTTTTAGTGGATGGCAAAAGACTCAAATCAATTAACCGTTTGTATAACAAAGAGAAAGCACGATTACAGTCTGTTGCTATGAAACAAGGTTTAAAATACACAAAGAGAATGGATTCGTTAACGTTAAAACGAAACAATCAAGTGCAAGACTATATTAAAAAAACAACTAGAATCATCGTTAACTATTGTTTGAAAAATCAAATCGGTAATCTTGTTATTGGCTATAATGAAGATTTCAAACGAAACATCAATATAGGCAAAAAGAACAATCAACAATTTACACAAATTCCGTTTGGAAATCTTCGAGAACAGCTTTCTAATCTTTGTGAGCATTACGGAATTTTCTATAAAGAACAAGAAGAATCCTACACAAGCAAAGCATCCTTCTATGACAACGATGAGTTACCTAAATGGAATCCAGCAGATGAAACTAAATACCACTTTAGTGGAAAACGTATAAAGCGAGGACTATACCGCACATCTACTGGATATAAATTCAATGCTGACATTAATGGTGCTTTGAACATTTTACGTAAAAGTAACTTGCTGGATTGTAAAATCCTACAAGCTAGAGGGAGCTTGGCTCGCCCATCAAGAATAAGGGTTGTATAACCACACTTCTTGTAAAGAATCCCACCGAAATACCGCAAGGGATAAGGCTTGCGGCTTTAGCCGTGGGAGAAGTCAAGATGACTATATCATCCAAAAAGCTATCAAGCTACATAAACAGCAAAAGAAGAAGAGCTTTATGAAATCAGCACGTCTTATTGGTGAGGTTATTGGCTATTTAGATCAATACATTGGTGACGAATATTTTGAGTACCGAGTAAGACATTTGATTATGAATGGCGTGTTTGAAATAGAAGGGATTCCAAAAGCGATGTGGTTTTATAGTGTCAAACTCAAGAACATATAATGGAAACACGAGATTTCCTCTCTTAGTATTTCAAAAGAGGAACTTTATTGAGGTGATGAAATGAAGCGAAATTTGCCTC of the Bacillus tuaregi genome contains:
- a CDS encoding DUF3658 domain-containing protein, with product MYNHTSCKESHRNTARDKACGFSRGRSQDDYIIQKAIKLHKQQKKKSFMKSARLIGEVIGYLDQYIGDEYFEYRVRHLIMNGVFEIEGIPKAMWFYSVKLKNI
- a CDS encoding RNA-guided endonuclease InsQ/TnpB family protein translates to MYLTQSNQIRGLSKEQFQQLREMCHYAKNLYNVGLYNIRQHYFVEKTFLKYESNYHVAKTNENYKLIQAGVSQQILKVVDRSFKSFFNLIKKAKKGEYRFQDIKMPGYLKKDGLFNLIFSTNAINIKDDFFRVAVSNAYKKLHPDYQDILIPFPSRLKGKKIKEVRIVPRNNGQYFHIQYVYEQICEKVELDFNKALAIDIGLNNLASCVDSDGASFLVDGKRLKSINRLYNKEKARLQSVAMKQGLKYTKRMDSLTLKRNNQVQDYIKKTTRIIVNYCLKNQIGNLVIGYNEDFKRNINIGKKNNQQFTQIPFGNLREQLSNLCEHYGIFYKEQEESYTSKASFYDNDELPKWNPADETKYHFSGKRIKRGLYRTSTGYKFNADINGALNILRKSNLLDCKILQARGSLARPSRIRVV